The Salmo salar chromosome ssa19, Ssal_v3.1, whole genome shotgun sequence DNA window actatttccatgttggtATTCTAAGACTTGCTGATGGGATTCGGGAAGTGTCTTCCTTAAACTATTGATAACCCACACTTGATTTAAGAGAAGTGATGTTGTGTGCAGGAAGGCTGACATACCAATAGAGCCATATCTCTAACTGTGAAATAGTAACCCTCCTTACTGTTCTCTGTATAGAACATGATCAGCTAGTGGCAGTCATCTCATGTTCAGACAAAAGACTGAGGCCCAGCCGcacgtaagtgtgtgtgtgtgtgtgtgtgtgtgtgtgtgtgtgtgtgtgtgtgtgtgtgtgtgtgtgtgtgtgtgtgtgtgtgtgtgtgtgtgtgtctgtttttgtgcgtctgattgtgtgtgtttgagtgactGTGTGATGTGTTTTACCCATACGTGACACTGTATACAGTAAGATTCTTTGTGAATTTAATCAAAATATAATATTTTGCTTCATAGTTGTTTACTCAAATTTTCCAGGAAACTCTACGTGTGTATCTCGGTGGTGCTGTGTCTCCTGATCTGCTTTCtgatcctcttcttcctcttcccacGGAGTATCTCACTATCCCCTGTCACCGTCCAATCAGTGATGGTCTTCTTCACCCCAGACAAAGTTGAAATGCAAGTCACTGTAAGTATACATGCCACACTCCCGTAGACATCAAAGACAACATGTGATCGCTCATTGTTTGGTCTATTGCATGAGGTCAGTGTGATCAAACTATGCGTTTCCTCTTCTAGAATGTTTTCAACTTCACCAATGACAATTTTGCGGAGATGGAAGTCTTGGACTTTGATATGCAAGTGCTGATCGATGAAACAGTGATGGGCAGAATCAAGATATTTAATATGACCTCTGTCAAATCACGTTCAGAGAAATTGGTGAGTTTGATATTGTTGTTTAATATAAATCATAATGGAtcaagtagcctagcggttaaaagcgttgggccagtaattgaaaggtcgctggtttgaatcccgagcTGTCTGagtgaaaaatctgccgatgtgccctagagtaaggcacttaaccctatttGCTCCTGTAaggcgctctggataagagcgtctactaaatgactaaaatgtaaaattacaCAATTGTAGTACTGTCGTGCAAAGCACTTTCCTTTAAGGTCCTATATGAAACAATTTGACCTCAATTCCCGATATAATTGAGTTTTCCGGTCTCCTTTTTTATGTTCGTACAGTATACTGTTGTCATACCCATAATAATTGAGGACCCAGGCCTGAAGTAAGCATGATGTTTATTATCACTTATATGTTCAATATCATTACCATCACTACTTCTAAATTAGGAATGAAATATAGTATTATCTGTGTACATTATGGTACATCAACTGCTCGTGGCTaggacttacagtgcattcggaaactattcagaccccttgacttttttcacattttgttacgttacagccttattctaaaatggattaaattgttttttcccctaatcaatctacacacactaccccataatgacaaagctaaaaaaacacgtttttagaaatgtttgcaaaaaaaagtggaaaaagtcaaggggtctgaatacttgtcgaatgcactgtatattaattAAACTTAAAGTACGTTTTTGGTTTTTCTTTTCAAAATATGATTTTCCTTATGTTATATGTATAGGCTAATAAATGTCTTTGTAACTCTTCTGTTTCAGTAATTACTGCAAGTCAACCTCCATAAGGATTCACACCTTGTTCTTACTTTTGCAGTGGGTAtcacacttttattttaagataTGTTAATTAAAGGGCCAACCATAAACACATCCGACTCACTACATACACTTCAGCATCAGACTACTAGGCTGTAGCATGCCTAGCTTCAGTGCTTGTCTATAGTATGCCCCATTGACTTCCTATTTCAACATACACTATAGTGTAC harbors:
- the LOC106579335 gene encoding transmembrane protein 106B isoform X2; amino-acid sequence: MVTVGHPSASKEGTEAIMPQEQEPQKKRFRSHSQLYGAIGDSIGNLGDNCPTCRGIGRIPREHDQLVAVISCSDKRLRPSRTKLYVCISVVLCLLICFLILFFLFPRSISLSPVTVQSVMVFFTPDKVEMQVTNVFNFTNDNFAEMEVLDFDMQVLIDETVMGRIKIFNMTSVKSRSEKLYTVVIPIIIEDPGLNNYCKSTSIRIHTLFLLLQMTMNVSYLAHSEQLSKDTFEYIDCGANTTFPHPIGQMIFER
- the LOC106579335 gene encoding transmembrane protein 106B isoform X1 → MFGYRTVFQTMVTVGHPSASKEGTEAIMPQEQEPQKKRFRSHSQLYGAIGDSIGNLGDNCPTCRGIGRIPREHDQLVAVISCSDKRLRPSRTKLYVCISVVLCLLICFLILFFLFPRSISLSPVTVQSVMVFFTPDKVEMQVTNVFNFTNDNFAEMEVLDFDMQVLIDETVMGRIKIFNMTSVKSRSEKLYTVVIPIIIEDPGLNNYCKSTSIRIHTLFLLLQMTMNVSYLAHSEQLSKDTFEYIDCGANTTFPHPIGQMIFER